TATATGACTACGAGGCATCTTCACTGGAGAATTACGCAGGCAAAATTAGAATGGAGGGCTTAACATTGATAGTAGTGATGATGTCATGCTTTATGTTGGGAGGGAAAGGTCAGCAGATAAGCACGCCATGCACCTCCTCCATGATCTCTACCTTCACTCCATGTCTCAACTTCATCACGGGAAGCAGCGGCGGCTCCGTCACTCCCACCGCTGGCTGCTGCGACTCCTT
This is a stretch of genomic DNA from Camelina sativa cultivar DH55 unplaced genomic scaffold, Cs unpScaffold13080, whole genome shotgun sequence. It encodes these proteins:
- the LOC109132021 gene encoding protein YLS3-like, with the protein product MEGLTLIVVMMSCFMLGGKGQQISTPCTSSMISTFTPCLNFITGSSGGSVTPTAGCCDSLKSLTNTGMDCACLILTANVPLPTGFINRTLSLALPRA